From Medicago truncatula cultivar Jemalong A17 chromosome 7, MtrunA17r5.0-ANR, whole genome shotgun sequence, a single genomic window includes:
- the LOC11445854 gene encoding polygalacturonase inhibitor 1 has product MEITYKNTSALSLIFTFILFISSLNLSFSTTICNTNDKNVLLGIKSQFNNASVFTTWDPITDCCKNWSGIECNSNGRVTMLAVSDTNDVIGEIPTSVVNLPFLQFFTFAVFPGVSGTIPPAIAKLTNLVHLDFSLDSLTGPIPDFLGQLKNLDVIDLSGNRFTGQIPASLGRLTKLRSANLGSNQLSGPIPASLGMIKSLEQLYIYINNLSGPIPASLAQLPKLNELSLFQNQLTGSIPESFGSFKNPALNIDLSSNNLSGPIPSSFGKAKITALVLSKNKFSGDASFLFGKDKTVLTTMDLSNNIFKFDFSNVDLSPGLKNLDISHNMIFGSLPEKLGQLPLQRLDVSFNQLCGQIPTGRRLKQFSPTKFSNNTCLCGLPLPACT; this is encoded by the coding sequence ATGGAAATCACTTACAAAAATACCTCTGCTCTCTCTTTAATCTTCACTTTCATTCTCTTTATTTCCTCTCTCAACCTCTCTTTCTCCACCACTATATGCAACACAAATGACAAAAATGTCCTACTTGGGATTAAATCTCAATTCAACAATGCCTCAGTCTTCACAACATGGGATCCTATCACTGACTGCTGTAAAAATTGGTCAGGCATAGAATGCAATTCAAATGGCCGTGTGACCATGCTTGCAGTTAGTGACACCAATGACGTCATTGGCGAGATCCCAACCTCGGTAGTAAACCTTCCGTTCCTCCAATTTTTTACATTTGCTGTCTTTCCCGGTGTCTCTGGTACAATCCCTCCAGCCATTGCAAAGCTCACTAACCTTGTTCACCTCGACTTTAGCTTGGACAGTCTCACAGGCCCAATCCCTGATTTCTTAGGTCAACTCAAGAACCTCGATGTCATCGACCTCTCTGGGAACAGGTTTACCGGCCAAATCCCTGCATCACTAGGTCGACTCACCAAGCTTAGAAGCGCTAACCTTGGCTCAAACCAACTCTCCGGCCCAATCCCAGCCTCCTTAGGCATGATCAAGAGCCTAGAACAACTCTACATATACATTAACAACTTATCTGGCCCAATTCCAGCTTCTTTAGCTCAACTTCCTAAACTCAACGAACTTTCCCTATTTCAAAACCAGTTAACCGGCTCAATCCCTGAGAGTTTCGGCTCATTCAAGAACCCTGCTCTAAACATCGACCTTTCGTCCAACAACTTATCCGGGCCAATCCCAAGCTCTTTCGGCAAGGCCAAAATCACAGCATTGGTACTCTCGAAGAACAAGTTCTCTGGAGACGCGTCGTTTTTGTTTGGGAAAGATAAGACTGTTTTAACAACCATGGATTTGAGTAACAATATTTTCAAGTTCGATTTTTCCAATGTCGATCTTTCTCCTGGCTTGAAGAACCTAGACATAAGTCACAACATGATATTCGGGTCCCTTCCCGAAAAGCTTGGACAACTGCCGTTGCAAAGGCTTGATGTAAGCTTTAACCAGCTTTGTGGGCAGATTCCTACCGGACGACGACTTAAGCAGTTTAGTCCAACAAAGTTTTCTAACAATACGTGTTTATGTGGTCTACCATTACCAGCTTGCACTTGA